A region from the Lolium perenne isolate Kyuss_39 chromosome 4, Kyuss_2.0, whole genome shotgun sequence genome encodes:
- the LOC127323683 gene encoding uncharacterized protein, whose protein sequence is MAFQPPPAAAPTTITDLGDDLLRQIFLRLPALPSLVRAASACRRFRRTVCSCPSFRRNFRAVHGPPLLALFLDTFMKAVPTFPSPPPLRRPDRDLFAVNFFDVFRPRAAGPGWEVDASNIQTNCGHVALVNGSTGQRAIYSPLTQSLKVYPRPSTPGKSSILHGTQLEFHTLTAGEDGQRPSRVVCVRHSHLWARPRVAVFSLDTMEWQFFPETTKTLLHVNETAMDATVLRGFVCWAHRRNEHILVLDAATLRFSLMDLPTCCGCGCTTLKLGETEDGKLCVVGIMENACVAWLWAGSDAGAGEEWTKYKVFPLGPIVKEATKCSEEEEGPIPVEVVGVVDGFVYLSVFYSNGYDKKYRMLLSLCMETAEMKEVLKNGVWYAEHAHPYIMAWPPSLVVQIKEESETEVTEDGVARDAPMDMLKSPSVLATALQSFKEALMNDDEENSVEMVAFVLPVEDEKSSLVSKITTLDAQFTTLRDLILRTSA, encoded by the exons ATGGCCTTCCAACCTCCACCGGCGGCCGCTCCAACCACCATAACCGATCTCGGCGACGACCTGctccgccaaatcttcctccgcctcccggcCCTCCCGAGCCTCGTCCGCGCCGCCTCCGCCTGCCGTAGATTCCGTCGCACCGTCTGCTCGTGCCCATCCTTCCGCCGCAACTTCCGCGCGGTCCACGGGCCGCCTCTGCTCGCCCTCTTCCTCGACACCTTCATGAAGGCCGTCCCAACCTTCCCTTCCCCACCCCCCTTGCGCCGCCCCGACCGGGACCTCTTCGCCGTCAATTTCTTCGACGTGTTCCGACCACGTGCCGCCGGCCCTGGGTGGGAGGTAGATGCTAGCAATATCCAAACCAACTGCGGGCACGTCGCCCTCGTCAACGGGAGCACCGGCCAGAGAGCCATCTACAGCCCCCTCACACAGAGCCTCAAAGTCTACCCCCGGCCGTCGACGCCCGGGAAGAGCAGCATCCTCCACGGCACGCAACTTGAGTTCCACACGCTCACCGCCGGTGAAGATGGTCAGAGGCCGTCCCGTGTCGTCTGTGTCCGTCACAGCCACTTATGGGCGCGGCCGCGTGTCGCCGTCTTCTCATTGGACACCATGGAGTGGCAGTTCTTCCCAGAGACCACCAAGACGCTGTTGCACGTGAATGAGACGGCCATGGACGCCACGGTGCTGCGCGGGTTCGTCTGCTGGGCACACCGGAGGAATGAGCACATTCTCGTGCTCGACGCGGCGACCCTTCGGTTCTCTCTAATGGACCTGCCAACGTGCTGCGGATGCGGATGCACGACACTGAAGCTCGGCGAGACCGAGGACGGGAAGCTTTGCGTAGTAGGTATAATGGAGAACGCTTGCGTTGCTTGGTTGTGGGCAGGCAGTGATGCCGGTGCCGGCGAGGAATGGACGAAGTACAAGGTGTTCCCATTGGGCCCGATTGTTAAGGAAGCCACCAAGTGCTCGGAAGAGGAAGAGGGTCCTATCCCGGTCGAGGTTGTAGGAGTCGTCGACGGCTTTGTGTACCTTTCTGTCTTCTACAGCAATGGTTATGACAAAAAATATAGGATGCTATTATCCTTATGCATGGAAACCGCGGAAATGAAAGAGGTGTTAAAGAATGGAGTTTGGTATGCTGAGCATGCCCATCCCTACATCATGGCATGGCCTCCCTCTCTGGTGGTACAAATCAAG GAGGAATCAGAAACTGAAGTGACTGAAGACGGTGTTGCACGCGATGCTCCTATGGACATGCTAAAATCACCCTCTGTTCTTGCCACTGCATTGCAATCATTCAAAGAAGCTTTGATGAATGATGACGAAGAAAATTCCGTTGAGATGGTGGCCTTTGTACTTCCTGTCGAGGATGAGAAGAGCTCTCTTGTGAGCAAAATCACTACTTTGGATGCACAATTTACGACCCTTAGGGACCTTATCTTGAGGACAAGTGCATGA